Proteins encoded by one window of Terriglobales bacterium:
- a CDS encoding DUF3341 domain-containing protein translates to MTRPPIYGMLAEFDSPSALVAAARRAYEEGYRRMDGYSPFPVEELSEAIGFHRDNVSLVVLIGGIVGCVGGYLMQWWISAVSYPINVGGRPYHSWPAFIPVTFEMTVLVAGLSAVLGMLALNGLPMPYHPVFHEPRFAFATRDRFFLAIEARDPKFDRIGTRRFLESLNPHAVTEVPY, encoded by the coding sequence ATGACCCGCCCGCCAATTTACGGAATGTTGGCAGAGTTCGATAGCCCCTCCGCACTGGTGGCCGCTGCTCGTCGTGCCTATGAAGAGGGCTACCGCCGGATGGATGGCTACAGTCCCTTTCCGGTAGAGGAATTGAGTGAAGCCATTGGGTTCCATCGCGACAATGTGTCTTTGGTGGTATTGATCGGAGGGATTGTCGGCTGCGTTGGAGGATATCTGATGCAGTGGTGGATTTCGGCGGTGAGTTATCCCATCAATGTTGGCGGAAGACCATATCACTCCTGGCCGGCTTTTATCCCAGTTACCTTTGAGATGACAGTGTTGGTTGCAGGACTCTCGGCGGTGTTGGGGATGTTGGCCCTTAATGGGCTGCCGATGCCCTATCACCCGGTATTCCACGAGCCGCGTTTTGCTTTCGCTACCAGAGACCGTTTCTTTTTGGCGATCGAAGCCAGAGATCCGAAATTTGATCGAATCGGGACCCGGCGCTTTCTGGAGAGCCTGAATCCGCATGCAGTGACGGAGGTGCCTTATTAG
- the nrfD gene encoding NrfD/PsrC family molybdoenzyme membrane anchor subunit, translating to MEEKDIVEQISVRQGKPPVIEPGHTFATVTDKISAIVLTRPTSVQWLIAFGFASTLTFLMLFAVTYLFYRGVGIWGVNIPVGWGFAIVNFVWWIGIGHAGTLISAILLLLRQSWRNSINRFAEAMTLFAVACAGLYPVLHLGRPWLAYWLFPYPSTMGVWPQFRSPLVWDVFAVSTYFTISLLFWFIGLIPDLATLRDRALNRWSRAIYGFLAMGWRGSARHWKRYESAYLLLAGLATPLVLSVHTVVSFDFAIAILPGWHTTIFPPYFVAGAIYSGFAMVLILAIPIRYFYKLEDFVTLRHLENSAMIMLATGLIVAYGYIMEFFMAWYGGNPYDKFLVWNRIHGPYRWCYAGLIVANIVIPQVLWIKKIRTNTSWLFLISLDVLIGMWLERFVIVVISLHRDFLTSSWGMYYPTQWDWYTYVGTIGFFFACMLLFLRILPMISIFEMRTLLPEAEVKAE from the coding sequence ATGGAAGAGAAAGACATCGTCGAGCAGATCTCGGTTCGCCAAGGGAAGCCGCCGGTCATTGAACCGGGGCACACCTTCGCAACCGTGACGGACAAGATCAGCGCCATTGTTCTGACCCGGCCTACTTCTGTCCAATGGCTAATTGCGTTCGGTTTCGCCTCGACTCTCACGTTCCTCATGTTGTTCGCGGTCACGTACCTCTTCTATCGCGGAGTGGGCATCTGGGGCGTGAACATCCCCGTGGGATGGGGATTTGCCATCGTGAATTTCGTCTGGTGGATCGGCATCGGCCACGCCGGGACACTTATCTCAGCCATCTTGCTGTTGTTACGGCAATCGTGGCGTAATTCGATCAACCGTTTTGCGGAAGCCATGACACTGTTTGCCGTGGCATGCGCCGGATTGTATCCAGTGCTTCACCTCGGGCGTCCCTGGTTGGCCTATTGGCTTTTTCCTTACCCCAGCACAATGGGAGTGTGGCCACAGTTCCGTAGCCCGCTGGTTTGGGACGTGTTCGCGGTATCCACCTACTTCACAATTTCGCTGCTCTTCTGGTTCATTGGTCTGATTCCCGACCTGGCAACGCTGCGTGATCGCGCTCTGAACCGCTGGTCACGCGCTATCTATGGTTTTCTGGCCATGGGCTGGCGGGGCTCGGCGCGGCATTGGAAGAGATATGAGTCCGCTTATCTGCTGCTGGCGGGACTGGCTACCCCCCTCGTACTCTCTGTCCATACTGTGGTGAGCTTCGATTTCGCCATCGCCATTCTGCCCGGCTGGCACACGACTATTTTTCCGCCTTACTTTGTGGCTGGCGCCATCTATTCCGGCTTTGCCATGGTGCTTATTCTCGCGATTCCCATCCGCTATTTTTACAAGCTGGAGGATTTTGTCACCCTGCGTCACTTGGAAAACTCCGCCATGATCATGCTAGCGACCGGCCTCATCGTCGCCTATGGATACATCATGGAATTTTTCATGGCGTGGTACGGAGGCAATCCCTATGACAAGTTCTTGGTTTGGAATCGCATACATGGTCCTTATCGTTGGTGCTACGCCGGTTTGATCGTAGCTAACATCGTCATCCCGCAGGTTCTGTGGATCAAAAAGATCCGGACGAATACCTCATGGCTGTTCTTGATTTCGCTCGATGTGCTGATCGGCATGTGGTTGGAGCGATTCGTAATCGTGGTGATCAGCCTGCATCGCGACTTTCTTACATCCTCCTGGGGTATGTATTACCCCACGCAGTGGGATTGGTACACGTATGTGGGGACGATCGGGTTCTTCTTCGCCTGCATGTTGCTCTTCCTCCGCATTCTTCCGATGATTTCCATTTTTGAAATGCGGACGCTGCTGCCCGAGGCGGAGGTCAAGGCCGAATGA